In Ahaetulla prasina isolate Xishuangbanna chromosome 5, ASM2864084v1, whole genome shotgun sequence, the following are encoded in one genomic region:
- the ARGLU1 gene encoding arginine and glutamate-rich protein 1 isoform X1, whose translation MGRSRSRSSSHSKRVKSSKHNKKNRSRSRSRSREKERARKRSKSREGKRSRRRESRSRSRSNTAPSRRERDRDRERASSPPDRIDIFGRTVSKRSSLDEKQKREEEEKKAEFERQRKIRQQEIEEKLIEEETARRVEELVAKRVEEELEKRKDEIEREVLRRVEEAKRIMEKQLLEELERQRQAELAAQKAREEEERAKREELERILEENNRKIAEAQAKLAEEQLKIVEEQRKIHEERMKLEQERQRQQKEEQKMILGKGKTRPKLSFSLKTQD comes from the exons ATGGGCCGCTCCCGCTCGCGGAGCTCGTCCCACTCCAAGCGCGTCAAGAGCTCCAAGCACAACAAGAAGAACCGGAGCCGGTCTCGGTCCCGTTCGCGGGAGAAAGAGCGGGCCCGCAAGCGCTCCAAGTCGCGGGAGGGCAAACGGAGTCGCCGGAGGGAGTCCCGCTCCAGGTCCCGCTCCAACACCGCGCCCTCCCGCCGCGAACGAGATCGCGACCGGGAACGCGCCTCCTCCCCGCCCGACCGCATCGACATCTTCGGCCGGACGGTCAGCAAGCGAAGCAGCCTCGATGAGAAGCAGaagcgggaggaggaggaaaagaaggccgAGTTCGAGCGGCAGCGGAAAAT TCGGCaacaagaaatagaagagaaactTATTGAAGAAGAGACGGCCAGAAGAGTGGAGGAGCTTGTAGCAAAGCGAGTGGAGGAAGAACTGGAGAAGCGGAAAGATGAAATTGAGCGGGAAGTTCTCCGCAGGGTGGAGGAGGCTAAGCGCATCATGGAAAAACAGTTGCTCGAAGAACTCGAGCGACAGCGACAAGCTGAACTTGCTGCACAAAAGGCCAGAGAG GAGGAAGAGCGTGCAAAGCGTGAGGAACTTGAACGAATactagaagagaataacagaaaaaTTGCAGAAGCACAAGCTAAATTG GCTGAAGAACAATTGAAAATTgttgaagaacaaagaaaaattcatGAGGAGAGGATGAAACTAGAACAAGAAAGACAACGTCAacaaaaggaagaacaaaaaatGATCCTAGGCAAGGGAAAAACTAGGCCAAAACTGTCATTCTCACTAAAGACTCAGGATTAA
- the ARGLU1 gene encoding arginine and glutamate-rich protein 1 isoform X2 has protein sequence MGRSRSRSSSHSKRVKSSKHNKKNRSRSRSRSREKERARKRSKSREGKRSRRRESRSRSRSNTAPSRRERDRDRERASSPPDRIDIFGRTVSKRSSLDEKQKREEEEKKAEFERQRKIRQQEIEEKLIEEETARRVEELVAKRVEEELEKRKDEIEREVLRRVEEAKRIMEKQLLEELERQRQAELAAQKARERKLARMAAEEHTLQDTGQDSKYSTFNAD, from the exons ATGGGCCGCTCCCGCTCGCGGAGCTCGTCCCACTCCAAGCGCGTCAAGAGCTCCAAGCACAACAAGAAGAACCGGAGCCGGTCTCGGTCCCGTTCGCGGGAGAAAGAGCGGGCCCGCAAGCGCTCCAAGTCGCGGGAGGGCAAACGGAGTCGCCGGAGGGAGTCCCGCTCCAGGTCCCGCTCCAACACCGCGCCCTCCCGCCGCGAACGAGATCGCGACCGGGAACGCGCCTCCTCCCCGCCCGACCGCATCGACATCTTCGGCCGGACGGTCAGCAAGCGAAGCAGCCTCGATGAGAAGCAGaagcgggaggaggaggaaaagaaggccgAGTTCGAGCGGCAGCGGAAAAT TCGGCaacaagaaatagaagagaaactTATTGAAGAAGAGACGGCCAGAAGAGTGGAGGAGCTTGTAGCAAAGCGAGTGGAGGAAGAACTGGAGAAGCGGAAAGATGAAATTGAGCGGGAAGTTCTCCGCAGGGTGGAGGAGGCTAAGCGCATCATGGAAAAACAGTTGCTCGAAGAACTCGAGCGACAGCGACAAGCTGAACTTGCTGCACAAAAGGCCAGAGAG AGGAAGCTGGCGCGTATGGCAGCCGAGGAGCACACTCTGCAGGACACTGGACAAGACAGTAAATATTCAACTTTTAATGCTGATTAA